One segment of Megachile rotundata isolate GNS110a chromosome 4, iyMegRotu1, whole genome shotgun sequence DNA contains the following:
- the Arfip gene encoding ADP ribosylation factor interacting protein arfaptin, with product MERSIHEMLKDAPSLNDSDSAVHSGTPPPHVPNNCSNDSQPRPATINLTLGSPTSQVSVTVSPNTPIQNGDTQTMRTAQSKIESIKNWSISTYKCTRQLMYEKLGKTSRTVDSELETQIELLRDTQKKYCNVLRLSRALASHFHHVVQTQHALGEAFSELAQKSPELQEEFLYNSETQRNLTKNGETLLGALNFFVSSVNTLCNKTIEDTLLTVRQYETARIEYDAYRTDLEALAQATKSDGSNAARLEEAQANYEEHKQNFEKLRSDVSIKLKFLDENRIKVMHKQLLLFHNAVSAYFSGNQTALEATLKQFNIKIKSPNSSLPSWLEQ from the exons TCATGAAATGTTAAAAGATGCCCCATCTTTAAATGATAGTGATAGTGCAGTCCACAGTGGGACTCCTCCACCTCATGTACCAAACAATTGTAGTAATGATAGTCAACCAAGACCAGCTACAATAAATTTAACTTTGGGTAGTCCTACTTCACAAGTGT CTGTAACAGTATCACCAAACACGCCTATCCAAAATGGTGATACACAAACAATGCGTACTGCTCAAAGTAAAATTGAAAGCATTAAAAATTGGAGTATTTCTACTTACAAGTGTACAAGACAATTAATGTATGAAAAACTTGGAAAAACATCTCGTACAGTGGATTCAG AGCTTGAAAcacaaattgaattattaagagaTACTcagaaaaaatattgtaatgttTTACGATTATCAAGAGCATTAGCTTCTCACTTTCATCATGTTGTTCAAACACAACATGCTTTAGGAGAAGCATTTTCTGAATTAGCACAGAAATCTCCAGAATTACAAGAAGAGTTTCTATACAATTCAGAAACACAAAGAAACTTGACTAAAAATGGTGAAACATTACTAGGGGCcttaaatttttttgtttcatcCGTAAATACACTTTGTAATAAAACTATTGAAGACACATTACTTACAGTACGACAGTATGAAACAGCAAG AATAGAATATGATGCCTATAGAACAGATCTTGAAGCATTAGCACAAGCAACAAAATCTGATGGTAGCAATGCAGCAAGATTAGAAGAGGCACAAGCTAATTATGAAGAacataaacaaaattttgaaaaattaagatcAGATGTTTCAATTAAACTCAAATTCTTAGATGAAAATAGG ATCAAGGTAATGCATAAACAGTTATTACTGTTTCATAATGCTGTCTCTGCATACTTTTCTGGTAATCAAACAGCACTAGAAGCTACATTGAAACAATTTAACATAAAgattaaatcaccaaattcatcTTTACCATCGTGGCTGGAGCAGTAG
- the LOC100877537 gene encoding mitochondrial import inner membrane translocase subunit Tim10 B, protein MDTSFVRNIKDFQLLYNQISETCFKTCVSTFISRDVSIDEDQCIENCSGKHINANHKIMEIFMEVQPLIIRKNVEEFQKSQANLETQVQNEQSVENKT, encoded by the exons ATGGATACCTCATTTGTTAGAAAT atcAAGGACTTTCAACTTCTGTataatcaaatttctgaaacatGTTTTAAAACCTGTGTGAGTACATTTATTTCAAGGGATGTCTCTATTGATGAG GATCAATGTATAGAAAATTGTTCAGGCAAACACATTAATGCTAATCATAAAATAATGGAAATATTTATGGAAGTACAGCCTCTCATTATTCGTAAAAATGTGgaagaatttcagaaatctcAAGCAAATCTAGAGACACaagtgcaaaacgaacaaagtGTTGAAAATAAAACATAG